The Anopheles coluzzii chromosome 2, AcolN3, whole genome shotgun sequence genome window below encodes:
- the LOC120951243 gene encoding DNA-directed RNA polymerases I, II, and III subunit RPABC2, translated as MDDGDYDNDDVGGDEFDDVEEDDNIDELNQEEDGDNIEIINPGQAGGGVPKNKRITTKYMTKYERARVLGTRALQIAMCAPIMVELEGETDPLQIAMKELKQRKIPIIIRRYLPDSSYEDWSIDELIIIDH; from the exons ATGGATGATGGCGATTACGATAACGATGA TGTCGGTGGGGATGAGTTCGACGATGTCGAGGAGGACGACAACATTGACGAGCTGAACCAGGAGGAGGATGGGGATAATATCGAAATCATCAATCCGGGCCAGGCCGGCGGTGGTGTGCCGAAGAACAAGCGCATCACGACCAAGTACATGACGAAGTACGAGCGAGCGCGTGTGCTCGGTACGCGCGCCCTGCAGATCGCCATGTGCGCACCGATCATGGTGGAGCTGGAGGGCGAGACGGACCCGCTGCAGATAGCGATGAAGGAGCTGAAGCAGCGCAAAATTCCCATCATCATCCGGCGCTACCTGCCCGATTCGTCGTACGAGGACTGGAGCATCGACGAGCTAATTATAATCGACCATTAA
- the LOC120949610 gene encoding uncharacterized protein LOC120949610 isoform X3, with protein sequence MQSMESLYSNSSKFSALHRRKVAARQPGMVLASDSDVRHRVMSARMLRLKQLQNQLEAANMVIAELTKDNRVLKSVQKRQDSALSKYVNSNAELPKLLNSHAEEVRTWQTKYRNLQNQNKELISKLKAKDAHILTITDQNKHLVQLNKDKHLEERERLADRVRYLENRLMEKDNDAKLLSRRIQLDSKNFKAQLQQEMLKQRELAQKLERTQHEVNRLNSVIEIYEKRTPSTLLKNSNFLMKTSKPSSGQQQQPPQPMQQQMIRYGNGSSHKSPYPNFSEPSPVTNLDMSPKVKPNAHEGGEGDKSPTPSPRILQPLSPRDEETPAAHQNSSKLRKRHSSRKHKGDAQSDDTGTNGKPDGTAEHQYDEGMCSEFNQYALEQEAEFDKAIASELFRLQTEMGPGAAAKLLKGQSVKRYSATTETSYEDDYETDLSPEKSVDHLSEIFEHKAHISELEEQFREVGSSATTTNTTTTNGYSAGKDNGKGRAVKKRVINSSETNDSDSVESGSRSSAARDLEAMKQEMHQSILKKEALLDTFCDELQHGKEPSKVVAPLPPSLNRPKLDNTKRVQIDPKKKQNLLEVLKAIDGDSFEK encoded by the exons ATGCAGAGTATGGAAAGTCTCTATTCAAACAGCTCCAAGTTTTCCGCCCTGCACCGACGCAAGGTTGCTGCTAGGCAACCGGGCATGGTGCTAGCGTCCGACAGCGATGTGCGGCACCGGGTAATGTCGGCGCGCATGTTGCGCCTGAAGCAGTTGCAAAATCAGCTCGAAGCGGCCAACATGGTCATTGCG GAACTGACCAAAGATAATCGGGTGCTGAAATCGGTACAGAAGCGCCAGGATTCGGCACTCTCCAAGTACGTCAACTCGAACGCGGAGCTGCCGAAGCTGCTTAACTCGCACGCGGAAGAGGTGCGCACGTGGCAGACGAAGTATCGCAACCTGCAGAACCAAAACAAGGAGCTGATCAGCAAGCTGAAGGCGAAGGATGCCCACATACTGACGATCACGGACCAGAACAAGCATCTGGTGCAGCTCAACAAAGATAA ACATTTAGAAGAACGCGAAAGACTGGCCGACAGGGTGCGGTACCTAGAAAACAGGCTCATGGAGAAGGACAACGATGCCAAATTACTCTCTAGAAGGATTCAGCTCGATTCGAAAAATTTCAAAGCCCAACTGCAGCAGGAAATGCTGAAGCAACGGGAGCTGGCGCAGAAGCTCGAGCGCACGCAGCATGAAGTCAACCGGCTCAACTCTGTCATTGAG ATATACGAGAAACGCACTCCTTCGACGCTGTTGAAGAATAGCAACTTTCTGATGAAGACGTCCAAACCATCCTcaggacagcagcagcaaccaccacagccaatgcagcagcaaatgatTCGATACGGAAACGGTTCCTCGCACAAATCCCCTTACCCG aacttttCCGAACCTTCCCCGGTAACGAACCTGGACATGAGCCCGAAGGTGAAACCAAACGCTCACGAAGGAGGCGAAGGGGACAAATCACCCACTCCCAGCCCGAGAATACTGCAGCCCTTGTCGCCCCGGGACGAGGAAACGCCTGCCGCTCACCAGAACTCCTCGAAGCTTAGGAAGAGACACAGCTCCAGAAAGCACAAGGGCGACGCACAATCGGACGACACCGGCACGAACGGAAAGCCGGACGGAACGGCGGAGCACCAGTACGACGAGGGCATGTGCTCCGAGTTTAACCAGTACGCGCTGGAGCAGGAGGCCGAGTTCGACAAGGCGATTGCGTCGGAGCTGTTCCGGCTGCAGACGGAAATGGGTCCCGGTGCTGCGGCCAAGCTGCTGAAAGGCCAATCCGTCAAGCGGTACAGTGCCACGACGGAAACGTCCTACGAGGATGACTACGAGACGGACTTGTCGCCGGAGAAGAGTGTCGACCACCTGAGCGAAATCTTCGAGCATAAGGCCCACATCAGCGAGCTCGAGGAACAGTTCCGTGAGGTTGGCTCGTCAGCCACCACCacgaacaccaccaccaccaacggaTACTCGGCCGGCAAGGACAATGGCAAGGGGCGAGCGGTGAAGAAGCGGGTGATCAATTCGTCCGAAACGAATGATTCCGACTCGGTGGAGAGCGGCAGCCGATCGTCGGCGGCAAGGGATCTGGAAGCGATGAAGCAGGAGATGCATCAAAGTATACTGAAAAAGGAAGCGCTGCTGGACACGTTCTGCGACGAGCTGCAGCACGGTAAGGAGCCGTCGAAGGTGGTGGCGCCGCTGCCGCCCTCGCTCAACCGGCCCAAGCTGGACAACACCAAGCGCGTGCAGATCGATccgaaaaagaagcaaaacttgCTGGAAGTGTTGAAGGCAATCGATGGTGATAGTTTCGAGAAGTGA
- the LOC120951242 gene encoding protein downstream neighbor of son homolog has protein sequence MNSNTEGMLSNPSQWKRPEDILKMQRLKRKQRALQDRINNQSKGDGGGGAKPNQSSAGSDDPLANRFEANTKRKNPFSRAVDPAAKRQKEAHTTSQLEDVGESTIFELLNKPQTAGVVPNLEAPSTTPAAIETRFQQYHCPVEQYLPADPEEEQCVASKFAPIHWSIKSKLRIICQTPIPGTNLKTNQEASGLTSFVRCIDSKESSTGMDISPGARFYQATLYWQHPYLPWFTLFPRNSRNNNTQAPLVDESIRNVLAKEWIISFRNLFQLVRARQCPYFYLCANSFTVLFRAAGIGGRVETHALLTPTTRGMRAALKQEEIEFTMPLKKGASTQTQDQHNRSSESGIGNSSFSNSSEEQSQMAPNEELTNDRSLEGEQQDAEEDEDDDDMDGEQWLESMGVDAAEIRKISDVHRRKQQKRECGSDYSDQSLVLIEGPECQAFFNFLLNAKSTIAKVGRLAGIPPTLLAPVSFAGATLRTLQTRSTKIQMDGQQYHSTELQGVVLPHILPYVTDLLCESKDNYSVTMATVPSTAALCAASQKLISDADKENDASALAGPVFGKENLSDCGLNKRIVENMCRATKDSVFDTERLLYSREAGGFTWS, from the exons ATGAACTCCAACACCGAAGGTATGCTATCGAACCCGTCGCAATGGAAGCGGCCGGAAGATATACTGAAAATGCAACGGCTCAAGAGGAAACAGCGAGCGTTGCAGGACCGCATCAACAATCAATCGaaaggtgatggtggtggtggtgcgaaaCCGAACCAATCGTCCGCCGGAAGTGACGATCCACTTGCGAATCGTTTTGAGGCGAATACAAAGAGAAAGAATCCATTCTCGAG AGCGGTTGATCCAGCGGCCAAACGACAGAAGGAAGCACACACCACGAGTCAGCTCGAGGACGTGGGAGAGTCAACCATCTTCGAGCTGCTGAACAAACCGCAAACAGCAGGCGTCGTGCCAAACTTGGAAGCTCCCAGCACAACCCCTGCCGCCATTGAGACACGCTTTCAGCAGTATCATTGCCCAGTAGAACAGTACCTGCCCGCCGACCCGGAAGAGGAACAGTGTGTAGCGAGCAAGTTCGCCCCGATTCACTGGAGCATCAAGAGCAAGCTGCGCATCATCTGCCAAACGCCGATACCGGGCACGAATCTCAAAACCAACCAGGAAGCGAGCGGCCTAACCTCATTCGTACGCTGCATCGATTCCAAGGAGTCTTCCACCGGGATGGACATTTCCCCGGGCGCTCGGTTCTATCAAGCCACCCTCTACTGGCAACATCCGTACCTGCCATGGTTTACCCTTTTTCCTAGGAATtcacgcaacaacaacacccaaGCCCCACTGGTGGACGAATCGATCCGGAACGTGCTGGCGAAGGAGTGGATCATAAGCTTCCGCAACCTGTTCCAGCTGGTGCGGGCTCGCCAGTGTCCCTACTTCTATCTCTGTGCCAACTCGTTCACCGTGCTGTTCCGGGCGGCCGGTATCGGTGGACGGGTGGAAACACACGCACTGCTCACACCCACCACGAGGGGAATGCGGGCGGCACTGAAGCAGGAAGAGATCGAGTTCACAATGCCACTGAAAAAGGGAGCATCGACACAGACACAGGACCAGCACAATCGCTCGTCGGAATCGGGTATCGGTAACAGCAGCTTCTCCAACTCGTCCGAAGAGCAATCGCAAATGGCACCGAACGAAGAGCTTACGAATGATCGTTCACTGGAAGGAGAACAGCAGGACGCagaggaggacgaggacgacgacgatatGGATGGTGAGCAGTGGTTGGAGAGTATGGGCGTGGATGCGGCAGAAATACGCAAAATCAGCGATGTCCACCGAaggaagcagcagaagcggGAGTGCGGATCCGATTACAGCGATCAATCGCTCGTCCTCATCGAAGGCCCCGAGTGTCAGGCGTTCTTTAACTTTCTGCTCAACGCTAAAAGCACCATCGCGAAGGTGGGCAGACTGGCGGGCATTCCACCGACCCTGCTGGCGCCGGTATCGTTCGCTGGCGCAACACTTCGCACACTTCAGACCCGCTCGACCAAGATCCAGATGGATGGCCAGCAGTACCACAGTACGGAGCTGCAGGGGGTGGTTCTGCCCCACATCCTGCCGTACGTGACGGATCTGCTGTGCGAGAGCAAGGACAACTACAGCGTTACGATGGCTACTGTACCGAGCACGGCGGCACTGTGTGCCGCCTCCCAGAAGCTGATCAGCGACGCGGACAAGGAGAACGATGCATCCGCCCTGGCTGGGCCAGTGTTTGGCAAGGAGAACCTGTCCGACTGTGGGCTGAACAAGCGCATCGTCGAGAACATGTGCCGCGCCACGAAGGATTCCGTGTTCGATACGGAACGGCTGCTGTACAGCCGGGAGGCGGGTGGATTTACCTGGAGTTAA
- the LOC120949610 gene encoding uncharacterized protein LOC120949610 isoform X2 — protein MSTALRSSYSMQSMESLYSNSSKFSALHRRKVAARQPGMVLASDSDVRHRVMSARMLRLKQLQNQLEAANMVIAELTKDNRVLKSVQKRQDSALSKYVNSNAELPKLLNSHAEEVRTWQTKYRNLQNQNKELISKLKAKDAHILTITDQNKHLVQLNKDKHLEERERLADRVRYLENRLMEKDNDAKLLSRRIQLDSKNFKAQLQQEMLKQRELAQKLERTQHEVNRLNSVIEIYEKRTPSTLLKNSNFLMKTSKPSSGQQQQPPQPMQQQMIRYGNGSSHKSPYPNFSEPSPVTNLDMSPKVKPNAHEGGEGDKSPTPSPRILQPLSPRDEETPAAHQNSSKLRKRHSSRKHKGDAQSDDTGTNGKPDGTAEHQYDEGMCSEFNQYALEQEAEFDKAIASELFRLQTEMGPGAAAKLLKGQSVKRYSATTETSYEDDYETDLSPEKSVDHLSEIFEHKAHISELEEQFREVGSSATTTNTTTTNGYSAGKDNGKGRAVKKRVINSSETNDSDSVESGSRSSAARDLEAMKQEMHQSILKKEALLDTFCDELQHGKEPSKVVAPLPPSLNRPKLDNTKRVQIDPKKKQNLLEVLKAIDGDSFEK, from the exons ATGTCGACGGCATTGCGTTCCTC CTATTCTATGCAGAGTATGGAAAGTCTCTATTCAAACAGCTCCAAGTTTTCCGCCCTGCACCGACGCAAGGTTGCTGCTAGGCAACCGGGCATGGTGCTAGCGTCCGACAGCGATGTGCGGCACCGGGTAATGTCGGCGCGCATGTTGCGCCTGAAGCAGTTGCAAAATCAGCTCGAAGCGGCCAACATGGTCATTGCG GAACTGACCAAAGATAATCGGGTGCTGAAATCGGTACAGAAGCGCCAGGATTCGGCACTCTCCAAGTACGTCAACTCGAACGCGGAGCTGCCGAAGCTGCTTAACTCGCACGCGGAAGAGGTGCGCACGTGGCAGACGAAGTATCGCAACCTGCAGAACCAAAACAAGGAGCTGATCAGCAAGCTGAAGGCGAAGGATGCCCACATACTGACGATCACGGACCAGAACAAGCATCTGGTGCAGCTCAACAAAGATAA ACATTTAGAAGAACGCGAAAGACTGGCCGACAGGGTGCGGTACCTAGAAAACAGGCTCATGGAGAAGGACAACGATGCCAAATTACTCTCTAGAAGGATTCAGCTCGATTCGAAAAATTTCAAAGCCCAACTGCAGCAGGAAATGCTGAAGCAACGGGAGCTGGCGCAGAAGCTCGAGCGCACGCAGCATGAAGTCAACCGGCTCAACTCTGTCATTGAG ATATACGAGAAACGCACTCCTTCGACGCTGTTGAAGAATAGCAACTTTCTGATGAAGACGTCCAAACCATCCTcaggacagcagcagcaaccaccacagccaatgcagcagcaaatgatTCGATACGGAAACGGTTCCTCGCACAAATCCCCTTACCCG aacttttCCGAACCTTCCCCGGTAACGAACCTGGACATGAGCCCGAAGGTGAAACCAAACGCTCACGAAGGAGGCGAAGGGGACAAATCACCCACTCCCAGCCCGAGAATACTGCAGCCCTTGTCGCCCCGGGACGAGGAAACGCCTGCCGCTCACCAGAACTCCTCGAAGCTTAGGAAGAGACACAGCTCCAGAAAGCACAAGGGCGACGCACAATCGGACGACACCGGCACGAACGGAAAGCCGGACGGAACGGCGGAGCACCAGTACGACGAGGGCATGTGCTCCGAGTTTAACCAGTACGCGCTGGAGCAGGAGGCCGAGTTCGACAAGGCGATTGCGTCGGAGCTGTTCCGGCTGCAGACGGAAATGGGTCCCGGTGCTGCGGCCAAGCTGCTGAAAGGCCAATCCGTCAAGCGGTACAGTGCCACGACGGAAACGTCCTACGAGGATGACTACGAGACGGACTTGTCGCCGGAGAAGAGTGTCGACCACCTGAGCGAAATCTTCGAGCATAAGGCCCACATCAGCGAGCTCGAGGAACAGTTCCGTGAGGTTGGCTCGTCAGCCACCACCacgaacaccaccaccaccaacggaTACTCGGCCGGCAAGGACAATGGCAAGGGGCGAGCGGTGAAGAAGCGGGTGATCAATTCGTCCGAAACGAATGATTCCGACTCGGTGGAGAGCGGCAGCCGATCGTCGGCGGCAAGGGATCTGGAAGCGATGAAGCAGGAGATGCATCAAAGTATACTGAAAAAGGAAGCGCTGCTGGACACGTTCTGCGACGAGCTGCAGCACGGTAAGGAGCCGTCGAAGGTGGTGGCGCCGCTGCCGCCCTCGCTCAACCGGCCCAAGCTGGACAACACCAAGCGCGTGCAGATCGATccgaaaaagaagcaaaacttgCTGGAAGTGTTGAAGGCAATCGATGGTGATAGTTTCGAGAAGTGA
- the LOC120949610 gene encoding uncharacterized protein LOC120949610 isoform X1, translated as MSTALRSSYSMQSMESLYSNSSKFSALHRRKVAARQPGMVLASDSDVRHRVMSARMLRLKQLQNQLEAANMVIAELTKDNRVLKSVQKRQDSALSKYVNSNAELPKLLNSHAEEVRTWQTKYRNLQNQNKELISKLKAKDAHILTITDQNKHLVQLNKDKHLEERERLADRVRYLENRLMEKDNDAKLLSRRIQLDSKNFKAQLQQEMLKQRELAQKLERTQHEVNRLNSVIEIYEKRTPSTLLKNSNFLMKTSKPSSGQQQQPPQPMQQQMIRYGNGSSHKSPYPVRWQLVKNVFCTQINVFRSILQNFSEPSPVTNLDMSPKVKPNAHEGGEGDKSPTPSPRILQPLSPRDEETPAAHQNSSKLRKRHSSRKHKGDAQSDDTGTNGKPDGTAEHQYDEGMCSEFNQYALEQEAEFDKAIASELFRLQTEMGPGAAAKLLKGQSVKRYSATTETSYEDDYETDLSPEKSVDHLSEIFEHKAHISELEEQFREVGSSATTTNTTTTNGYSAGKDNGKGRAVKKRVINSSETNDSDSVESGSRSSAARDLEAMKQEMHQSILKKEALLDTFCDELQHGKEPSKVVAPLPPSLNRPKLDNTKRVQIDPKKKQNLLEVLKAIDGDSFEK; from the exons ATGTCGACGGCATTGCGTTCCTC CTATTCTATGCAGAGTATGGAAAGTCTCTATTCAAACAGCTCCAAGTTTTCCGCCCTGCACCGACGCAAGGTTGCTGCTAGGCAACCGGGCATGGTGCTAGCGTCCGACAGCGATGTGCGGCACCGGGTAATGTCGGCGCGCATGTTGCGCCTGAAGCAGTTGCAAAATCAGCTCGAAGCGGCCAACATGGTCATTGCG GAACTGACCAAAGATAATCGGGTGCTGAAATCGGTACAGAAGCGCCAGGATTCGGCACTCTCCAAGTACGTCAACTCGAACGCGGAGCTGCCGAAGCTGCTTAACTCGCACGCGGAAGAGGTGCGCACGTGGCAGACGAAGTATCGCAACCTGCAGAACCAAAACAAGGAGCTGATCAGCAAGCTGAAGGCGAAGGATGCCCACATACTGACGATCACGGACCAGAACAAGCATCTGGTGCAGCTCAACAAAGATAA ACATTTAGAAGAACGCGAAAGACTGGCCGACAGGGTGCGGTACCTAGAAAACAGGCTCATGGAGAAGGACAACGATGCCAAATTACTCTCTAGAAGGATTCAGCTCGATTCGAAAAATTTCAAAGCCCAACTGCAGCAGGAAATGCTGAAGCAACGGGAGCTGGCGCAGAAGCTCGAGCGCACGCAGCATGAAGTCAACCGGCTCAACTCTGTCATTGAG ATATACGAGAAACGCACTCCTTCGACGCTGTTGAAGAATAGCAACTTTCTGATGAAGACGTCCAAACCATCCTcaggacagcagcagcaaccaccacagccaatgcagcagcaaatgatTCGATACGGAAACGGTTCCTCGCACAAATCCCCTTACCCGGTAAGATGGCAGCTTGTAAAGAATGTATTTTGTACCCAAATAAACGTTTTTCGTTCcattttgcagaacttttCCGAACCTTCCCCGGTAACGAACCTGGACATGAGCCCGAAGGTGAAACCAAACGCTCACGAAGGAGGCGAAGGGGACAAATCACCCACTCCCAGCCCGAGAATACTGCAGCCCTTGTCGCCCCGGGACGAGGAAACGCCTGCCGCTCACCAGAACTCCTCGAAGCTTAGGAAGAGACACAGCTCCAGAAAGCACAAGGGCGACGCACAATCGGACGACACCGGCACGAACGGAAAGCCGGACGGAACGGCGGAGCACCAGTACGACGAGGGCATGTGCTCCGAGTTTAACCAGTACGCGCTGGAGCAGGAGGCCGAGTTCGACAAGGCGATTGCGTCGGAGCTGTTCCGGCTGCAGACGGAAATGGGTCCCGGTGCTGCGGCCAAGCTGCTGAAAGGCCAATCCGTCAAGCGGTACAGTGCCACGACGGAAACGTCCTACGAGGATGACTACGAGACGGACTTGTCGCCGGAGAAGAGTGTCGACCACCTGAGCGAAATCTTCGAGCATAAGGCCCACATCAGCGAGCTCGAGGAACAGTTCCGTGAGGTTGGCTCGTCAGCCACCACCacgaacaccaccaccaccaacggaTACTCGGCCGGCAAGGACAATGGCAAGGGGCGAGCGGTGAAGAAGCGGGTGATCAATTCGTCCGAAACGAATGATTCCGACTCGGTGGAGAGCGGCAGCCGATCGTCGGCGGCAAGGGATCTGGAAGCGATGAAGCAGGAGATGCATCAAAGTATACTGAAAAAGGAAGCGCTGCTGGACACGTTCTGCGACGAGCTGCAGCACGGTAAGGAGCCGTCGAAGGTGGTGGCGCCGCTGCCGCCCTCGCTCAACCGGCCCAAGCTGGACAACACCAAGCGCGTGCAGATCGATccgaaaaagaagcaaaacttgCTGGAAGTGTTGAAGGCAATCGATGGTGATAGTTTCGAGAAGTGA